Proteins from one Periplaneta americana isolate PAMFEO1 chromosome 6, P.americana_PAMFEO1_priV1, whole genome shotgun sequence genomic window:
- the Tom40 gene encoding mitochondrial import receptor subunit TOM40 homolog 1, with protein sequence MGNVMAASQAPGGGLSPPGSMPPPPPPTVGFPQNFVKTEGSGTKTPAAGDSVSSQINQQNGLENPGSMEDLHKKCKDVFPVIFEGAKLMINKGLSNHFQVSHTINMGSVTPSGYRFAATYVGTKQISPSEAFPVLLGDIDPSGNLNAHIVHQIGQRVKVKFAAQIQNSKFQATQLTTEYKGNDFTASCTAGNTDIINESGLLVTHYLQSVTPNVALGAELVYQYGPSVPSGEIAILSAAARYTGTDSVVSGTLGGAGLHLCYYQKASEQLQLGVELETNFRMQESVASVGYQVDLPKADLVFRGTVDSNWTVGAVLEKRLQPLPFNFALSGTLNHSKNQFRLGCGLIIG encoded by the exons atggGTAATGTTATGGCTGCATCTCAAGCTCCTGGAGGTGGCTTATCACCGCCGGGGTCCATGCCTCCACCTCCTCCTCCCACTGTTGGCTTTCCGCAGAATTTTGTGAAAACTGAGGGTTCAGGGACTAAAACACCAGCTGCTGGTGATAGTGTTTCTTCACAGATAAACCAACAAAATGGATTGGAAAATCCTGGCTCAATGGAGGACTTACATAAAAAGTGTAAAG atgtttttccTGTTATATTCGAAGGTGCCAAACTTATGATAAATAAAGGCTTGAGCAACCATTTTCAAGTGTCTCACACGATCAACATGGGTTCAGTAACGCCATCTGGGTACCGATTTGCAGCAACATATGTTGGAACAAAACAAATTTCTCCAAGTGAAGCTTTTCCAGTCTTGCTGGGGGATATAGATCCTAGTGGCAATCTAAATGCTCACATTGTACACCAGATTGGTCAACGAGTTAAAGTTAAATTTGCAGCACAAATTCAAAATAGCAAATTTCAAGCAACCCAACTGACCACAGAATACAAGGGCAATGACTTCACTGCGTCATGTACTGCAGGAAATACGGATATTATTAACGAATCAG GTCTCTTAGTCACACATTACCTCCAGTCTGTTACTCCAAATGTTGCTTTAGGAGCAGAACTTGTGTATCAGTATGGTCCTAGTGTTCCTAGTGGAGAAATAGCAATTTTGTCAGCTGCTGCTCGATATACAG GAACAGACAGTGTTGTGAGTGGGACATTAGGAGGTGCTGGGTTGCATCTCTGCTATTATCAGAAAGCAAGTGAGCAACTGCAGCTTGGAGTAGAGCTGGAAACGAATTTCAGGATGCAGGAATCAGTTGCGTCTGTGGGTTATCAAGTTGATCTGCCCAAGGCTGATCTGGTGTTTCGAG GAACGGTTGATTCAAACTGGACTGTGGGAGCAGTGCTCGAGAAAAGGTTGCAGCCACTGCCATTCAACTTTGCACTTAGTGGAACCTTGAACCACAGCAAGAACCAATTCAGACTTGGTTGTGGCCTAATAATTGGATAA